A part of Dermacentor variabilis isolate Ectoservices chromosome 10, ASM5094787v1, whole genome shotgun sequence genomic DNA contains:
- the LOC142559433 gene encoding uncharacterized protein LOC142559433 — protein sequence MERLSRSLNLVPSRERRKDVLERDQRHKGHGNREPVATLLDIGTLLEMRDELSLFEITPVLVYSAKYRAARDRWLWDAASSKGYFIHKTRNRETVLRPVLRLYNSVTDVTSDLVAIGYDLGQPTITVRSRRHAEPYCRLARHIWLQHKMPKRPQENRRLVGITAVVFAPPSIREHYYREILLQAMDAFMQLRDHVPFPILSGLSQHIRDSLSFLKKMQALRSKCRNPDSEAQPETSSLERVIQIPDWPWADIAQVAPPYDIDEDDVNFDCGALSPEACELHASRDVSVCLLYRLVLVTHSILQYLVFTNIGGPAVSRDDADEVLVVSIRQQVTESVREMFLEPSTRIVDALFEAVMAKASALVLKGSTSKNLRVRTLQQCRLGSAVTSWQLATLLLTGVSEAFAEAMLTEVGRDEKIRRYCHDCLNLIPRFKDDCLYHVFQALSLRHRKLALLRAQHTEPLDPMASKAVEVLANVIITYALHLFDTQRVLPKHAYLREQDLMDDFGGFLACLSGRFTVVAPQPATTLDKMTGGRLRAFMNDMLVAYYKEVVDQSSAGDAHQTTSIE from the coding sequence ATGGAACGGCTCTCGCGTTCCCTGAATCTGGTGCCTTCGAGGGAGCGACGCAAGGACGTCCTAGAACGCGATCAAAGACACAAGGGCCACGGAAACCGCGAACCCGTCGCCACTCTTCTGGATATCGGCACACTCCTTGAAATGCGCGATGAACTGTCCTTGTTCGAAATAACTCCGGTGCTCGTGTATTCCGCGAAGTATCGGGCGGCGCGCGACCGCTGGCTGTGGGACGCCGCGAGCAGCAAGGGCTACTTCATCCACAAGACCAGGAACCGCGAAACCGTGCTGCGTCCAGTCCTCAGGCTGTACAACAGTGTCACAGATGTCACGAGCGATTTAGTAGCCATAGGCTACGACCTCGGGCAACCAACAATCACGGTGAGGTCGCGACGACACGCCGAGCCCTACTGCCGCCTGGCACGCCACATATGGCTGCAGCACAAGATGCCGAAGAGGCCGCAGGAGAATCGCCGCCTTGTCGGCATAACCGCAGTGGTGTTCGCGCCTCCAAGCATCCGCGAGCATTATTACAGAGAAATCCTGTTGCAGGCGATGGATGCGTTCATGCAGCTGCGCGACCACGTCCCCTTCCCGATCCTGTCCGGCCTGTCCCAGCACATCCGCGACTCCCTGAGCTTCCTGAAGAAAATGCAGGCGCTGAGAAGCAAGTGCAGAAACCCGGATTCGGAAGCGCAGCCGGAGACCAGCAGTCTCGAACGCGTGATCCAAATACCGGACTGGCCCTGGGCCGACATTGCGCAGGTGGCGCCGCCTTATGACATCGATGAGGATGACGTCAACTTTGACTGCGGTGCCCTCTCTCCGGAGGCGTGCGAACTCCACGCCTCGCGCGACGTCTCCGTCTGTCTGCTGTACCGCCTCGTCCTGGTGACGCACAGTATCCTGCAATACCTCGTCTTCACGAACATCGGTGGGCCCGCAGTCTCGCGGGATGACGCCGACGAGGTCCTGGTCGTCTCCATCCGTCAGCAGGTAACCGAGAGCGTGCGCGAGATGTTCCTCGAACCGAGCACGCGAATCGTGGACGCGCTGTTTGAGGCGGTCATGGCTAAGGCCTCCGCGTTGGTCCTCAAGGGCAGCACCTCCAAGAACTTGCGCGTCAGGACACTGCAGCAGTGCCGCTTAGGTAGCGCAGTCACGTCGTGGCAGCTGGCCACACTGCTCCTGACAGGCGTCAGCGAGGCGTTCGCCGAGGCCATGCTTACAGAAGTTGGGCGCGACGAGAAGATCCGCAGGTACTGCCATGACTGCCTCAACCTGATCCCGCGCTTCAAGGATGATTGCCTGTACCACGTGTTCCAGGCGCTCTCGCTGCGTCACCGGAAGCTCGCACTGCTCAGGGCGCAGCACACCGAACCCCTCGATCCCATGGCGTCCAAGGCTGTGGAAGTGCTCGCAAACGTGATCATCACGTACGCTCTGCACCTGTTCGACACGCAGAGGGTGTTGCCGAAGCACGCCTACCTGCGCGAGCAGGACCTCATGGACGACTTCGGAGGCTTCCTGGCGTGCCTCAGCGGTCGGTTCACCGTAGTAGCGCCCCAGCCTGCCACCACGCTGGACAAAATGACCGGCGGCAGGCTCAGGGCATTCATGAATGACATGCTCGTGGCGTACTACAAGGAAGTGGTCGATCAGTCATCAGCTGGTGACGCGCACCAGACGACGTCTATCGAATGA